The Euphorbia lathyris chromosome 8, ddEupLath1.1, whole genome shotgun sequence genome has a window encoding:
- the LOC136201951 gene encoding adenine phosphoribosyltransferase 5 — MFAAENGLKGDPRLQEISKAIRVVPHFPKPGIMFQDITTLLLDHKAFKHTVDIFVDRYRDMGISVVAGVEARGFMFGPSIALAIGAKFVPLRKPRKLPGKVFSETYVLEYGTDCLEMHIGAVEPGERAIIIDDLIATGGTLSAAIKLLERMEAEVIECGCVIGLPEVKGQCRLNGKPLYILVEPRIEDC, encoded by the exons ATGTTTGCAGCAGAAAATGGGCTCAAGGGTGATCCTAGGTTACAAGAGATCTCTAAAGCTATTCGAGTCGTTCCTCACTTTCCTAAGCCAG GGATAATGTTTCAGGATATAACGACTCTTTTGTTGGATCATAAGGCGTTTAAGCATACTGTTGATATTTTTGTTGATCGGTACAGAGATATGGGCATTTCGGTTGTTGCTG GAGTTGAAGCAAGAGGTTTCATGTTTGGTCCATCGATTGCCTTAGCCATCGGTGCAAAGTTCGTTCCTTTAAGAAAACCGAGAAAGCTGCCAG GCAAAGTCTTCTCCGAAACATACGTGCTGGAATACGGAACAGATTGCTTGGAGATGCACATTGGTGCCGTTGAACCAGGGGAACGTGCAATTATAATCGATGATTTGATCGCTACAGGCGGAACACTCTCAGCAGCAATAAAACTCTTAG AACGTATGGAAGCTGAAGTTATTGAATGCGGGTGTGTGATCGGGTTACCTGAGGTCAAG GGACAATGCAGGCTCAACGGAAAACCACTTTACATACTCGTGGAGCCACGCATAGAGGATTGTTAA